In Cololabis saira isolate AMF1-May2022 chromosome 14, fColSai1.1, whole genome shotgun sequence, a single genomic region encodes these proteins:
- the cxxc5a gene encoding CXXC-type zinc finger protein 5 isoform X2: MSSGLTEGGQTEDLEQGSCKQDSPVVERRNRSGIISEPLSKSLKKSRALSQYTAVSSAHTNGHRDSSAHKSHTAKPQVPQLPQPTVSALTGTKLDRTLEQVLEGQNGLLHFAQAAALLKRAGMEHMLLPGGMGVGVGSGDTGSGASDLEGTSVTDAVGGPVDFPYGVGGGFPFNPGLFIMTPAGVFLADSALHMAGLAEYPAQSELASAINSGKKKRKRCGMCPPCRRRINCEQCSSCRNRKTGHQICKFRKCEELKKKPSAALEVMLPTGAAFRWFQ, encoded by the coding sequence ATGTCTAGCGGGCTGACGGAGGGGGGCCAGACGGAGGATCTGGAGCAGGGTAGCTGCAAGCAGGACTCTCCGGTCGTGGAGCGCAGGAACCGCAGCGGCATCATCAGCGAGCCCCTGAGCAAGAGCCTTAAGAAGTCCCGCGCCCTCTCCCAGTACACAGCGGTCTCCTCCGCCCACACCAATGGACACAGGGACAGTAGTGCGCACAAGAGCCACACGGCCAAGCCACAGGTGCCCCAGCTGCCCCAGCCCACCGTCTCGGCGCTGACGGGAACCAAGTTGGACCGAACCCTGGAGCAGGTTCTGGAGGGACAGAACGGTCTCCTGCACTTTGCCCAGGCAGCCGCACTGTTGAAGCGAGCCGGTATGGAGCACATGCTCCTGCCTGGGGGCATGGGAGTGGGAGTTGGCAGCGGAGACACAGGCTCGGGGGCGAGCGACTTGGAGGGTACGTCTGTCACGGACGCCGTAGGTGGTCCCGTCGACTTCCCATATGGAGTAGGGGGCGGCTTCCCCTTCAACCCCGGGCTTTTCATCATGACGCCGGCTGGAGTGTTTCTGGCGGACAGTGCGCTGCACATGGCCGGCCTGGCCGAATACCCAGCACAGAGCGAGCTGGCCTCTGCTATCAACTCcggtaaaaagaaaaggaaacgtTGCGGCATGTGCCCACCTTGCCGACGGCGGATAAACTGCGAGCAGTGCAGCAGCTGCCGGAATAGAAAAACAGGCCACCAGATCTGCAAGTTTCGCAAATGTGAGGAGCTGAAGAAGAAGCCCTCTGCTGCTCTGGAG
- the cxxc5a gene encoding CXXC-type zinc finger protein 5 isoform X1, with protein MSSGLTEGGQTEDLEQGSCKQDSPVVERRNRSGIISEPLSKSLKKSRALSQYTAVSSAHTNGHRDSSAHKSHTAKPQVPQLPQPTVSALTGTKLDRTLEQVLEGQNGLLHFAQAAALLKRAGMEHMLLPGGMGVGVGSGDTGSGASDLEGTSVTDAVGGPVDFPYGVGGGFPFNPGLFIMTPAGVFLADSALHMAGLAEYPAQSELASAINSGKKKRKRCGMCPPCRRRINCEQCSSCRNRKTGHQICKFRKCEELKKKPSAALEKVMLPTGAAFRWFQ; from the coding sequence ATGTCTAGCGGGCTGACGGAGGGGGGCCAGACGGAGGATCTGGAGCAGGGTAGCTGCAAGCAGGACTCTCCGGTCGTGGAGCGCAGGAACCGCAGCGGCATCATCAGCGAGCCCCTGAGCAAGAGCCTTAAGAAGTCCCGCGCCCTCTCCCAGTACACAGCGGTCTCCTCCGCCCACACCAATGGACACAGGGACAGTAGTGCGCACAAGAGCCACACGGCCAAGCCACAGGTGCCCCAGCTGCCCCAGCCCACCGTCTCGGCGCTGACGGGAACCAAGTTGGACCGAACCCTGGAGCAGGTTCTGGAGGGACAGAACGGTCTCCTGCACTTTGCCCAGGCAGCCGCACTGTTGAAGCGAGCCGGTATGGAGCACATGCTCCTGCCTGGGGGCATGGGAGTGGGAGTTGGCAGCGGAGACACAGGCTCGGGGGCGAGCGACTTGGAGGGTACGTCTGTCACGGACGCCGTAGGTGGTCCCGTCGACTTCCCATATGGAGTAGGGGGCGGCTTCCCCTTCAACCCCGGGCTTTTCATCATGACGCCGGCTGGAGTGTTTCTGGCGGACAGTGCGCTGCACATGGCCGGCCTGGCCGAATACCCAGCACAGAGCGAGCTGGCCTCTGCTATCAACTCcggtaaaaagaaaaggaaacgtTGCGGCATGTGCCCACCTTGCCGACGGCGGATAAACTGCGAGCAGTGCAGCAGCTGCCGGAATAGAAAAACAGGCCACCAGATCTGCAAGTTTCGCAAATGTGAGGAGCTGAAGAAGAAGCCCTCTGCTGCTCTGGAG